In the Lascolabacillus massiliensis genome, one interval contains:
- the rplB gene encoding 50S ribosomal protein L2: MAIRKLKPTTPGQRHKIIGSFENITASAPEKSLVVGKVATGGRNNRGKMTTKNVGGGHKRRFRFIDFKRTKDGIPAVVKSIEYDPNRSARIALLYYADGAKSYILAPNGLKVGTTVMSGDKVAPEVGNALPLSQIPIGTVVHNIELRPGQGAKMARSAGTFAQLVSREEKFAIIKMPSGEVRKILSACKATIGSVGNSDHALEQSGKAGRSRWLGRRPRTRGVVKNPVDHPMGGGEGRASGGHPRSATGLYSKGLKTRAPKKHSSKYIIEKRKKK, from the coding sequence ATGGCAATACGTAAACTAAAGCCCACTACACCGGGGCAAAGACACAAGATTATCGGTTCATTTGAAAATATCACTGCAAGTGCACCGGAGAAATCTCTTGTTGTCGGTAAAGTAGCTACTGGCGGTCGCAACAATCGTGGTAAAATGACTACGAAAAATGTTGGAGGCGGTCACAAAAGGCGTTTCAGATTTATCGACTTTAAGAGAACAAAAGATGGTATCCCGGCCGTTGTAAAAAGTATTGAGTATGACCCAAACCGTTCAGCAAGAATTGCATTGCTTTATTATGCTGACGGAGCAAAATCATATATACTTGCACCAAACGGTCTAAAAGTTGGTACCACAGTGATGTCAGGAGACAAAGTAGCTCCTGAAGTTGGAAATGCGCTTCCTCTATCTCAAATACCGATTGGTACAGTAGTTCATAATATTGAGCTGAGACCTGGGCAGGGAGCTAAAATGGCACGCTCTGCCGGTACATTCGCACAACTAGTTTCTCGTGAAGAGAAATTTGCGATTATTAAAATGCCATCGGGAGAAGTTCGTAAGATTCTGTCTGCATGTAAAGCTACCATTGGTAGTGTTGGTAATTCGGACCATGCTTTGGAACAATCAGGTAAAGCCGGTCGTTCACGTTGGTTAGGTCGTCGTCCACGCACACGTGGGGTTGTTAAAAACCCTGTTGATCACCCAATGGGTGGTGGTGAAGGTCGCGCATCAGGAGGCCATCCAAGATCAGCCACAGGCTTATATTCTAAGGGCTTGAAAACAAGAGCTCCTAAAAAGCATTCTTCTAAGTATATTATTGAAAAAAGGAAGAAGAAGTAA
- the rplV gene encoding 50S ribosomal protein L22, with the protein MSARKRISAEKRKEARKEVSFAVLKNVPSSPRKMRYVADMIRGMEVFKALGVLKFSNKEASAKVEKLLLSAISNWEQKNDRKAETGELFIKTISVDEGTTLKRLRTAPQGRGHRIRKRSNHVTIVVDRINKEEQEQN; encoded by the coding sequence ATGAGTGCTAGAAAAAGAATATCAGCCGAAAAGAGAAAAGAAGCCCGCAAAGAGGTCTCTTTTGCCGTGTTGAAAAACGTTCCTTCCTCTCCGCGAAAAATGCGTTATGTAGCCGATATGATACGCGGAATGGAAGTATTTAAGGCATTGGGTGTCTTAAAGTTTTCCAACAAAGAAGCTTCAGCAAAAGTAGAAAAATTATTATTGTCAGCTATTTCTAACTGGGAGCAGAAAAACGATCGCAAAGCAGAGACAGGCGAACTATTTATAAAAACAATATCTGTGGATGAAGGTACAACTCTTAAGAGACTTCGTACTGCTCCACAAGGTCGCGGTCATAGAATACGCAAACGTTCAAATCACGTTACAATAGTGGTTGACAGAATTAATAAAGAAGAACAAGAACAAAATTAA
- the rplD gene encoding 50S ribosomal protein L4, whose protein sequence is MELAVYNIKGEVTDKKVTLDDSIFGIEPNEHVIWLDVKQYLANQRQGTHKTKERGELAGSTRKLIRQKGGGGARRGDIKSPLLVGGGRAFGPKPRDYGFKVNKKTKALARKSALSLKAKNSSIVVIEDLEFDAPKTKSLVELTKSLQLADKKLLFVLPSQNKNVYLSARNLGKVNIVTASDLNTYAIMDATNLVITESSVAAIDNLFKA, encoded by the coding sequence ATGGAATTAGCAGTATATAATATCAAAGGAGAGGTGACAGACAAAAAGGTGACACTCGATGATTCCATTTTCGGGATTGAACCTAATGAGCATGTTATCTGGCTGGATGTAAAGCAATATCTGGCTAATCAGCGTCAAGGTACGCACAAAACTAAAGAGAGAGGTGAATTAGCAGGCAGTACACGTAAGCTGATCCGTCAAAAAGGTGGCGGTGGTGCACGTCGCGGTGATATCAAATCGCCATTGCTGGTTGGTGGTGGTCGTGCTTTTGGTCCTAAACCAAGAGACTATGGTTTTAAGGTAAATAAGAAAACTAAAGCATTAGCACGCAAGTCAGCTCTTTCTCTGAAAGCAAAGAATAGTTCAATTGTAGTTATTGAAGATTTAGAGTTTGATGCACCTAAAACAAAAAGTTTAGTTGAACTTACAAAGAGTCTACAACTTGCTGATAAAAAGCTACTTTTCGTTTTGCCAAGTCAAAATAAAAATGTATATTTGTCGGCTCGAAATTTAGGGAAAGTTAATATTGTAACAGCCTCAGATTTAAACACATATGCAATCATGGATGCAACAAATCTAGTGATTACTGAGTCTTCTGTGGCCGCGATTGACAACCTTTTTAAAGCATAA
- the rpsC gene encoding 30S ribosomal protein S3: protein MGQKVNPIANRLGIVKGWDSNWYGGNDYGDILLEDNKIRTYLNARLAKASVSRIVIERTLKLVTITICTARPGIIIGKGGQEVDKLKEELMKITDKDIQINIYEIKKPELDAVIVANNVARQIEGKIAYRRAVKMAIASTMRMGAEGIKIQVSGRLNGAEMARSEMYKEGRTPLHTFRADIDYALAEALTKVGLIGVKVWICRGEVYGKKDLAPSFATSKDNRSQGGRGAGRQDGGRGGRRGGRRNKNKA, encoded by the coding sequence ATGGGACAAAAAGTAAATCCGATAGCAAATCGTTTGGGTATCGTCAAGGGATGGGACTCTAACTGGTATGGCGGAAATGATTATGGTGATATTTTGTTGGAAGATAACAAGATCAGAACCTATTTGAATGCCCGTCTTGCTAAAGCAAGTGTATCCCGTATAGTAATCGAGAGAACACTGAAACTTGTAACGATCACAATTTGTACTGCACGTCCTGGTATCATTATTGGTAAAGGTGGACAAGAGGTTGACAAATTGAAAGAAGAGTTGATGAAGATAACCGATAAGGATATCCAAATTAATATTTATGAAATCAAGAAGCCAGAGCTTGATGCAGTAATAGTAGCAAACAACGTTGCTCGTCAGATAGAAGGTAAAATTGCTTACCGCAGAGCTGTTAAAATGGCTATTGCCTCTACTATGAGAATGGGTGCAGAAGGTATTAAGATTCAGGTATCAGGTCGTTTGAACGGTGCTGAAATGGCTCGTTCTGAAATGTACAAAGAGGGTAGAACTCCTCTTCACACTTTCCGTGCTGATATTGACTATGCTCTTGCAGAAGCCCTGACAAAAGTTGGTTTGATTGGAGTAAAAGTTTGGATATGCCGTGGTGAAGTCTATGGTAAGAAGGATCTTGCACCTTCGTTTGCAACTTCTAAAGATAACCGTTCACAAGGTGGCCGCGGAGCTGGTCGTCAGGACGGCGGCAGAGGTGGCAGACGTGGCGGCAGAAGGAATAAAAATAAAGCTTAA
- the rpmC gene encoding 50S ribosomal protein L29, protein MKNQEELRELPDKDLKERLDAEVIELNQLRINHTITPLDNSGLLREKRRNIARIKTELRARELKKDQ, encoded by the coding sequence ATGAAAAATCAAGAAGAATTAAGAGAGCTACCCGATAAAGATTTGAAAGAAAGATTGGATGCTGAGGTAATTGAGTTAAATCAATTACGAATCAATCATACCATTACACCACTGGATAATTCAGGCTTGCTCAGGGAAAAACGCAGAAACATTGCCCGTATTAAAACTGAACTGCGTGCAAGAGAATTGAAAAAAGATCAATAA
- the rpsQ gene encoding 30S ribosomal protein S17 — protein METRNLRKERIGVVFSNKMDKTVTVAVKWKEKHPIYGKFVNKTKKFHAHDEKNDCNIGDTVRIMETRPLSKTKRWRVVEIMERAK, from the coding sequence ATGGAAACGAGAAATTTAAGAAAAGAAAGAATCGGGGTCGTTTTCAGTAATAAGATGGATAAAACCGTCACTGTTGCTGTAAAATGGAAAGAGAAACACCCTATATATGGGAAATTCGTTAATAAAACGAAGAAATTTCACGCCCATGATGAGAAGAACGACTGTAACATAGGTGATACAGTGCGTATAATGGAAACACGTCCTTTGAGTAAAACAAAGAGATGGAGAGTGGTTGAAATAATG
- the rplC gene encoding 50S ribosomal protein L3 has translation MPGLLGKKIGMTSVFSAEGKNIPCTVIEAGPCVVTQVKTVDNDGYDAIQLGFVDKKDKHTTKAEKGHFNKAGVTPKRHLVEFKGFGNEYKAGSEINVEIFNDTPYVDVIGTSKGKGFQGVVKRHGFSGVGESTHGQHNRLRAPGSIGAASYPAKVFKGTRMGGHMGNERVTVQNLQIIKVIPEHNLLLVKGSVPGAKGSIVIIEK, from the coding sequence ATGCCAGGATTATTAGGAAAAAAAATCGGAATGACTTCCGTTTTCAGTGCCGAGGGAAAAAACATTCCATGCACTGTTATCGAAGCTGGTCCTTGCGTGGTTACTCAAGTGAAGACCGTTGATAATGACGGTTATGATGCTATTCAACTGGGGTTTGTTGATAAGAAAGACAAACATACAACAAAAGCTGAAAAGGGTCACTTCAATAAAGCAGGAGTAACACCAAAGAGACACTTGGTCGAGTTCAAAGGTTTTGGAAACGAATATAAAGCGGGTTCCGAAATAAATGTAGAAATTTTTAATGACACCCCTTACGTGGATGTGATTGGTACATCAAAAGGTAAGGGATTTCAGGGTGTTGTAAAACGTCACGGCTTTTCCGGAGTTGGTGAATCAACTCACGGTCAGCACAACAGATTGCGTGCGCCGGGTTCTATTGGTGCAGCTTCATACCCTGCAAAGGTGTTTAAAGGAACCCGAATGGGTGGACATATGGGTAATGAACGTGTAACCGTTCAAAATTTACAGATAATTAAAGTGATTCCGGAACACAATCTTCTATTAGTTAAAGGATCAGTACCCGGAGCAAAAGGTTCAATCGTAATAATTGAGAAATAA
- the rplW gene encoding 50S ribosomal protein L23: MSVIIKPIFTEKQTAITDKYENRYGFMVVPSANKVEIKKAVESLYNVHVESVNTMRYDGKERSRYTKSGVVTGRTPSYKKAIVTLRKGETIDLFSNI; the protein is encoded by the coding sequence ATGAGTGTAATAATAAAACCCATATTCACTGAAAAGCAAACTGCAATTACTGACAAGTATGAAAACCGATATGGTTTTATGGTAGTACCTTCTGCTAATAAGGTGGAGATCAAGAAAGCAGTTGAATCGCTTTACAATGTACATGTTGAAAGCGTGAATACAATGCGTTATGATGGTAAAGAGAGAAGCCGTTATACAAAATCGGGAGTCGTTACAGGACGTACACCTTCATACAAAAAAGCAATCGTTACCTTGAGAAAAGGTGAAACAATCGATTTATTCAGCAATATCTAA
- the fusA gene encoding elongation factor G, giving the protein MAKGSKDTLKFTRNIGIMAHIDAGKTTTSERILFYTGLTHKIGEVHEGAATMDWMEQEQERGITITSAATTANWKYKDNTFKINLIDTPGHVDFTVEVERSLRVLDGAVAAFCAVGGVEPQSETVWRQADKYKVPRIGYVNKMDRSGANFFDVVRQIKEMLGANAMPIQIPIGAEESFKGVVDLVTMKAYYWHDETMGAQYDVFDIPDDLIDEANEWHDKMLETIAEFDDQLMEKYFDDPSTITEDEIRSAIRKGTISMQINPVICGSSFKNKGVQTLLDSVCAYLPSPLDTESITGTDPSDSTKELVRHADPSEPLSALAFKIATDPYVGRLCFFRVYSGEIEAGSYVYNSRSGKKERISRLFQMHSSKQNPKEFIGTGDIGAGVGFKDIRTGDTLCDEKNPIILEAMDFPEPVIGIAVEPKTQKDLDKLSTGLAKLAEEDPTFTVKTDEETGQTVISGMGELHLEIIIDRLKREFKVEANQGRPQVTYKEAITKSVELRETYKKQTGGRGKFADMIVRVEPADPDFEGNLQFIDEVKGGNIPKEYIPSIQKGFERAMKNGVLAGYSMDKLKVTVIDGSYHAVDSDQLSFEICAMQAYKSAVEKAGPVLLEPIMKVEVVTPEESMGDVISDLNKRRGQVEGMESNRSGARVVKARTPLAEMFGYVTSLRTITSGRATSTMSFSHFEPVSASIAKEVLTEVGGRVDLIK; this is encoded by the coding sequence ATGGCTAAGGGTTCAAAAGACACATTAAAATTCACACGCAATATAGGGATTATGGCGCACATTGACGCCGGTAAGACTACTACATCTGAGCGTATCCTGTTTTATACAGGTCTTACGCATAAGATTGGAGAAGTACACGAAGGTGCTGCCACAATGGACTGGATGGAGCAGGAGCAGGAACGTGGTATTACGATTACGTCTGCTGCTACAACTGCTAACTGGAAATATAAAGACAATACATTTAAAATAAACTTAATTGACACCCCGGGACACGTGGATTTCACGGTAGAGGTGGAACGTTCGCTACGTGTACTTGATGGTGCTGTTGCAGCGTTTTGTGCCGTTGGTGGTGTTGAGCCTCAGTCTGAAACCGTATGGCGTCAGGCAGATAAGTATAAAGTACCAAGAATTGGTTATGTTAATAAGATGGACCGTTCTGGTGCTAACTTTTTTGATGTAGTTCGTCAGATAAAAGAGATGCTTGGTGCTAATGCAATGCCAATTCAGATTCCTATTGGAGCTGAAGAGTCTTTTAAAGGTGTTGTGGATTTAGTAACAATGAAAGCATATTACTGGCATGATGAGACAATGGGTGCACAATATGATGTTTTTGACATACCGGATGATCTTATTGATGAGGCAAATGAATGGCATGATAAAATGCTTGAGACCATCGCTGAATTCGATGATCAACTAATGGAGAAATACTTTGATGATCCTTCTACTATCACTGAAGATGAAATAAGAAGCGCTATCAGAAAAGGTACAATTTCAATGCAGATCAACCCTGTAATCTGTGGATCTTCATTCAAGAACAAAGGAGTTCAGACTCTTCTTGATTCTGTTTGTGCATATCTGCCAAGTCCTCTTGATACAGAGTCAATTACAGGTACCGATCCTAGTGATTCTACAAAAGAACTGGTACGTCATGCTGATCCAAGTGAACCTCTTAGTGCTCTTGCATTTAAGATTGCTACTGACCCATATGTAGGACGTCTATGTTTCTTCCGTGTATATTCAGGAGAGATAGAAGCAGGCTCTTATGTATATAATTCTCGTTCAGGTAAGAAAGAACGTATTTCACGTCTTTTCCAGATGCACTCAAGTAAACAAAATCCAAAAGAATTTATCGGTACCGGTGATATCGGTGCAGGAGTTGGATTTAAGGATATTCGTACAGGAGATACTCTCTGTGATGAAAAGAATCCTATCATACTTGAAGCAATGGACTTCCCGGAACCAGTTATTGGTATAGCTGTTGAGCCTAAGACTCAAAAAGATCTTGACAAGCTGTCTACTGGTCTTGCAAAACTTGCAGAAGAAGATCCAACCTTTACTGTTAAAACAGATGAAGAAACAGGTCAGACAGTGATTTCTGGTATGGGTGAACTTCACCTTGAGATCATTATTGATCGTTTAAAACGTGAGTTTAAAGTAGAAGCTAATCAGGGTCGTCCACAAGTTACATATAAAGAAGCTATCACTAAATCTGTTGAACTGCGTGAAACATACAAGAAGCAGACTGGTGGTCGAGGTAAATTTGCCGATATGATTGTTAGAGTTGAACCGGCTGATCCAGACTTTGAAGGTAACTTGCAATTTATTGACGAAGTAAAAGGTGGTAATATTCCTAAAGAATATATTCCATCTATCCAGAAAGGTTTTGAGCGTGCAATGAAAAATGGTGTACTAGCCGGATACTCAATGGATAAACTTAAAGTGACAGTAATTGATGGTTCATACCACGCAGTGGACTCTGACCAGTTGTCATTTGAGATTTGTGCTATGCAGGCATACAAGAGTGCTGTTGAAAAAGCCGGACCTGTATTGCTTGAGCCAATCATGAAGGTTGAAGTGGTTACACCTGAAGAGAGTATGGGTGATGTAATTTCTGACTTGAACAAAAGACGTGGACAGGTTGAGGGTATGGAATCTAACCGTTCAGGTGCACGTGTAGTCAAAGCAAGAACTCCTCTGGCTGAAATGTTTGGTTATGTTACTTCACTGAGAACAATTACTTCAGGGCGCGCAACATCAACAATGTCATTTTCACATTTCGAACCTGTTTCGGCTTCGATTGCAAAAGAAGTTCTAACAGAAGTAGGTGGCCGCGTAGATTTGATCAAATAA
- the rpsS gene encoding 30S ribosomal protein S19, translating to MSRSLKKGPYINLKLEKKVNDMNENGKKTVIKTWARASMISPDFVGHTIAVHNGNKFIPVYITENMVGHKLGEFALTRTFRGHAGNRKK from the coding sequence ATGAGCAGATCATTAAAAAAAGGTCCATATATCAATCTTAAACTGGAAAAGAAGGTTAACGACATGAATGAAAACGGTAAAAAAACCGTTATCAAAACATGGGCACGTGCTTCTATGATATCACCTGATTTCGTAGGGCATACTATAGCTGTACACAACGGAAACAAATTTATTCCGGTTTATATTACAGAAAATATGGTAGGTCATAAATTAGGCGAATTTGCTTTAACACGTACGTTCCGCGGACACGCAGGCAACAGAAAGAAATAA
- the rpsL gene encoding 30S ribosomal protein S12 — protein MPTIQQLVRTGRTTLKEKSKSRALDSCPQRRGVCVRVYTTTPKKPNSAMRKVARVRLTNSKEVNAYIPGEGHNLQEHSIVLVRGGRVKDLPGVRYHIVRGALDTAGVNGRTQRRSKYGAKRPKPGAKAPAKK, from the coding sequence ATGCCAACAATACAACAATTAGTAAGAACAGGGCGAACTACCCTGAAGGAAAAAAGCAAATCCCGCGCGCTGGATTCATGTCCGCAAAGACGTGGCGTTTGCGTGAGAGTGTATACAACAACACCAAAGAAACCAAACTCAGCGATGAGAAAGGTTGCGCGTGTTCGTTTAACCAACTCTAAAGAGGTGAATGCTTACATTCCCGGAGAAGGACATAACTTGCAGGAACACTCTATAGTATTAGTGCGCGGTGGTCGTGTTAAAGACCTTCCGGGTGTGCGTTATCACATTGTACGCGGAGCTTTGGATACAGCCGGCGTAAATGGTCGTACTCAAAGAAGATCAAAATATGGTGCTAAGCGTCCAAAACCAGGTGCAAAAGCTCCAGCTAAGAAATAA
- the rpsG gene encoding 30S ribosomal protein S7, giving the protein MRKTKPKKRQVLPDPVYGDVRVTKFVNHLMYDGKKSLSYDIFYSALDTVKAKLANEEKSALEIWKAALDNITPQVEVKSRRVGGATFQVPTEIRPERKESVSMKNLILYARKRGGKTMADKLAAEIIDAYNSQGGAFKRKEDIHRMAEANRAFAHFRF; this is encoded by the coding sequence ATGAGAAAAACTAAACCTAAAAAAAGACAGGTATTACCAGATCCTGTATATGGTGATGTAAGGGTAACAAAATTTGTTAACCACCTTATGTATGACGGAAAAAAAAGTCTTTCGTACGACATTTTTTATTCTGCATTGGACACAGTTAAGGCAAAATTGGCCAACGAAGAGAAGTCAGCTCTCGAGATTTGGAAAGCTGCACTCGATAATATAACACCCCAGGTGGAAGTGAAGTCACGCCGTGTTGGTGGAGCTACATTTCAGGTTCCTACAGAAATCAGACCCGAGAGAAAAGAATCAGTTTCAATGAAAAATCTTATTTTGTATGCACGCAAAAGAGGAGGAAAAACTATGGCTGATAAATTGGCTGCTGAGATAATTGACGCATATAACAGTCAGGGGGGTGCATTCAAACGTAAAGAAGATATTCACAGAATGGCAGAGGCTAACCGTGCTTTTGCTCATTTTAGATTTTAA
- a CDS encoding S9 family peptidase yields MNKRLFLTALTVICFLTLQAQKYSLYDILGGKYSARGVSAIVSSADGMHYYQSDPARTAVIKYVYATGEAVDTLFSTRTARNCNFDSFQGFLVSSDENRVLVYRDREQIYRHSFKANYYYHDVRRNMVRRLSEQPSKQMIPTFSPDGKMVAYVIDNDIWLTKFDFDTESRVTTDGELNKIINGATDWVYEEEFVTTRLMEFSPDNRLLAFVRTDESDVEEFTFQTYEEQLYPEYYKFKYPKAGGKNSTVECKVFDIESRVTRVMDVPLDADGYIPRIKFTNNPEQLAVMTLNRNQNRFDMYFVNPRSTVAKLILREESKYYIDSDWLNSIHFMDDKFTYVSERDGYSHIYIYGITGTLQKQLTSGNFDVTDLLAVDPNTSTVFYEAADESPLRRNIYRININKGEPQKISQQPGYNSATFSENGKYFVNNWSDQKTPAVITLHDASGKQLRVLEDNRDVREAYAAAGFPEREAITVTANDGITKLNGWILKPADFNPAKKYPVVMIQYSGPNSQQVVDKYNAAWYYALLNEGILVACVDGRGTGARGEEFRKSTYLNLGIQESDDQAAAARYLGSLSYVDADRIGIWGWSYGGYNVLLSMSRGNGVFKAGVAIAPVTDWRFYDTVYTERFMRTPQQNNSGYVNGSAITLADKLQGNLLLIHGTADDNVHFQNSIEYTRALINANKHFDMFFFPDKNHFISGENTSRYLYDKVINYFKNNL; encoded by the coding sequence ATGAATAAAAGACTTTTTCTTACCGCTCTGACGGTAATTTGTTTTTTAACACTGCAGGCACAAAAATATAGTCTGTATGATATTTTGGGAGGTAAGTACTCTGCAAGAGGAGTATCAGCAATAGTATCTTCTGCAGATGGAATGCATTATTATCAGTCGGACCCCGCAAGAACAGCCGTAATTAAGTATGTATATGCAACAGGTGAGGCTGTTGATACGCTGTTCAGTACACGCACTGCCAGGAATTGCAACTTTGATTCATTTCAGGGATTCCTGGTGAGCAGTGATGAAAACAGAGTGCTTGTTTATCGTGACCGGGAACAGATCTACCGACACTCATTTAAAGCTAATTATTACTATCATGATGTGCGCAGGAACATGGTTAGAAGACTGAGTGAACAGCCATCAAAGCAGATGATACCAACTTTCTCTCCTGATGGTAAGATGGTAGCATATGTGATTGATAATGATATTTGGTTGACAAAATTTGATTTTGATACAGAATCGAGAGTAACCACTGATGGTGAACTCAATAAAATAATAAACGGAGCAACTGACTGGGTTTATGAGGAGGAGTTTGTTACGACAAGACTTATGGAGTTCTCTCCTGATAACAGGCTATTGGCGTTTGTGCGCACTGATGAGTCGGATGTTGAAGAGTTTACATTTCAGACTTATGAAGAACAACTTTATCCGGAATATTATAAATTTAAATATCCGAAAGCAGGAGGTAAAAACTCTACAGTTGAGTGTAAGGTTTTTGATATTGAATCACGTGTGACGAGAGTAATGGATGTTCCACTGGATGCTGATGGATACATACCAAGAATTAAATTTACCAATAATCCGGAGCAGCTTGCAGTGATGACATTAAACAGGAATCAGAATAGATTTGATATGTATTTTGTTAATCCAAGGTCGACCGTTGCTAAACTCATATTAAGAGAAGAGAGTAAATATTATATTGACTCGGATTGGCTTAATTCAATCCATTTTATGGATGACAAGTTTACCTATGTTTCGGAAAGGGACGGATACAGCCACATATATATATATGGTATAACCGGTACATTGCAGAAACAGCTTACAAGCGGTAATTTTGATGTCACTGACCTGCTTGCCGTGGATCCAAATACATCGACGGTTTTTTATGAGGCGGCTGATGAATCGCCACTAAGACGTAATATTTACAGGATAAACATAAATAAAGGAGAACCACAGAAAATATCGCAGCAACCAGGGTATAACAGTGCTACATTTAGTGAAAATGGAAAGTATTTTGTAAACAACTGGTCTGATCAAAAAACACCTGCAGTTATAACTTTGCATGATGCATCCGGGAAGCAGCTGAGAGTGCTTGAGGATAATCGGGATGTGCGTGAAGCTTATGCAGCTGCCGGATTTCCTGAGCGAGAAGCCATCACTGTTACTGCAAATGACGGAATTACTAAACTTAACGGATGGATACTGAAACCTGCAGATTTTAATCCTGCAAAAAAATATCCTGTTGTTATGATTCAGTATAGTGGACCAAATTCACAGCAGGTGGTTGACAAATATAATGCTGCATGGTATTATGCTCTATTGAATGAGGGGATATTGGTTGCATGTGTTGATGGACGCGGAACCGGAGCCAGAGGTGAGGAGTTTAGAAAAAGTACCTACCTTAATCTGGGTATTCAGGAATCTGATGATCAGGCAGCGGCAGCCCGTTATTTGGGTTCATTATCATATGTGGATGCTGACCGCATTGGAATATGGGGATGGAGTTATGGCGGTTATAACGTACTTTTGAGTATGAGCAGAGGTAATGGTGTATTCAAGGCGGGGGTGGCAATTGCTCCTGTTACCGATTGGCGCTTTTATGATACTGTTTATACTGAAAGATTCATGCGAACGCCACAGCAGAACAATAGCGGATATGTTAATGGATCTGCAATTACTTTGGCAGATAAACTTCAAGGCAATCTCCTTCTAATTCATGGTACAGCTGATGACAATGTTCATTTCCAGAACTCCATTGAGTATACACGTGCTTTAATAAATGCCAACAAACACTTCGATATGTTTTTCTTTCCTGACAAGAATCATTTTATTTCTGGAGAAAATACATCTCGTTATCTATATGATAAAGTAATTAATTATTTCAAGAACAATCTATAA
- the rplP gene encoding 50S ribosomal protein L16: protein MLQPKKTKFRRQQKGRMKGLASRGNELAFGSFGIKALQSKWITGSQIEAARIAVTRYMQRQGQVWVRIFPDKPITKKPAEVRMGKGKGNPEGFVAPVTPGRILFEIEGVSFEVAQEALRLAAQKLPVTTKFVVRRDYDYEQKS, encoded by the coding sequence ATGTTACAACCAAAGAAAACTAAATTCAGAAGACAGCAGAAAGGACGAATGAAAGGCTTAGCCAGTCGCGGAAATGAGCTGGCATTTGGTTCTTTCGGTATCAAAGCTCTGCAATCTAAGTGGATTACCGGAAGTCAGATCGAAGCTGCCCGTATTGCTGTGACACGTTATATGCAACGTCAAGGTCAGGTTTGGGTACGTATTTTTCCGGATAAGCCTATCACAAAGAAACCTGCCGAAGTACGTATGGGTAAAGGAAAAGGTAATCCGGAAGGATTTGTTGCACCTGTAACTCCGGGGAGAATTCTTTTCGAGATCGAAGGTGTATCCTTTGAGGTAGCACAAGAAGCATTGCGTTTAGCAGCTCAGAAACTACCTGTTACTACTAAGTTTGTAGTGAGAAGAGATTATGATTATGAACAAAAATCATAA
- the rpsJ gene encoding 30S ribosomal protein S10, which translates to MSQKIRIKLKSYDYSLVDKSAEKIVKTVKATGAVVSGPIPLPTHKRIFTVNRSTFVNKKSREQFELASFKRLIDIYSSTAKTVDALMKLELPSGVEVEIKV; encoded by the coding sequence ATGAGCCAAAAAATCAGAATCAAACTGAAATCTTACGATTATAGCCTTGTTGACAAATCAGCAGAGAAAATCGTAAAAACCGTAAAAGCTACGGGTGCAGTGGTAAGCGGACCAATTCCACTACCTACTCACAAACGCATATTTACAGTAAACCGTTCAACTTTCGTGAATAAAAAGTCACGTGAACAGTTCGAACTTGCTTCTTTTAAACGCCTGATCGACATTTACAGCTCAACGGCAAAAACTGTTGATGCACTTATGAAGCTTGAGTTGCCAAGCGGTGTTGAGGTAGAAATAAAAGTGTAA